The segment ACCCAATTTTCGATGATCGCGCTTCATCGCTTCTTCTTTGCGGCGCTTGTATTCAGCTAACTGTTCAGGCGTTTCCCAAGCTGTGCCGTAAATGCGTTGAAGCTGAGCTTTAGTTTCATCTCCGCGCCAATATGCACCCGCAACGGATTCAAGCTCGATCGCGTCTGGATTTAATTCTTCGGTCGTTTCTACGTGCGGGCCTGCACACAAATCCCACCACTGATCGCCTAAGTGATAAATCGTGATCGGCTCTTGTTTGATATCGTCGAGAATCTCTAGCTTGTAAGGCTCATTCAGCGCTTGAATGCGGCTTTTTGCCTCTTCGCGGCTCACTTCTTCACGAATCACAGGCAATTTGCGCCGAATGATCTTCGCCATCTCTTTCTTGATCGCTTTGAGATCCTTTTCAGTAAAAGGCTCTGGGTTATCAAAATCGTAGTAAAACCCATTCTCAATCCAAGGCCCGATCGTCACCTGTGCTTTCGGAAAGAGCTTCTGAACCGCCATTGCCAATACGTGCGAAGTCGTATGGCGAATTTTCTTCAACGCTTCAGATTCGCTGGTTTTGGGCAAATAAATTTTTTCCGGCTGGTTTGAATCGGCAGACATGGGACGAAGGCTAATAAAATCACCCATATATCTTACCGACCTCCCGGTAATTCGGGGTTGAATCTGCAAACTTTCAAGCTAAAATAGAAATGTTACGAAATGTAACGACTATTAGGATTTGCTAACGCGATCGGTTTTCAAAATGTTTAATCCCAATCACCCCGACTCCGACTTATTCAAAACCATCTTAGAACCGCTGCTCGACGACTTCGAGTACTGGTTTTCGCGCTCTCGCAGCCTGTTGGAAGAGCAGCACATTCCATTTCTCTCTGCAGACGAGCAGAAAGACCTCTTGCAGCGCGTGATGACCAGTCAGCAGGAAGTGAGCACGGTTCAGGCGTTGCTGAAAGCCACAGGGGGTCAGGCGGGAGTCGATTCATCCGTCTTAGTCACGTGGCATCATCTAGTGAGCGAATGTTGGCAAGTCAGTCTCAAACTGCGATCGCAGCAATCGAGTTGAGTTTTGCAAACTCTCTCTTTTTTGGGATACCAGGAATCAGAAAAATCTGAGAAACTGTTAGATAATTAGAAAACGATTTTTCATAATTGCAAACCGGGAGCCGCAGCGCTTCCGGTAAATTCTCTTTTGTCAATCTCTATTGGCGCGAGGCGTATGATTCTGCACCTACTTTATATTCTGGCTTTCACAGCATTGGCTTTCTTGGCAGTTGGCAATTTAATCCGGAATTTAATGACGTTGGGGGTTGAGTCGCAGCGTCAGTATCCTCCCGTCAAACAGAATCGTCCGACCCCTCATCCAGAGCTACTCGATGAGCATGGTCGCATGATTGACGAACCGCTGCTGGTCATGCGATCGATGAGTGTGGAAGATGCCCGTGAACAGCTAGATGCCATCTATAAGTCCTCGCCAGGGGGGGAATCCGCACAGTCGGGTGACGAATAGCTAAATTGAGAAACGCCATAATTATCAGTAAAGGTGCGGTTACGGTCGCGCCTTTTCTATTCTGATGAGGAAGGAGCGATGAAGTGGGATAGTTCCTGGTTGAATCAAATTCGGGATGGGATGGCAGAAGCCACGAAGCGCGTCTCGATTGAACCTATGGCAAAGACGCTACAGAATTGGTTCAAGGTCGATGAAGCAGAAGTCGAAGAGATTTTGAAGAAAGTCAGATCGGAACTACCGACGACTGAAGCATTGCTGGTCGGCAAACCGCAATCAGGAAAATCTTCGATCGTTCGTGGTTTAACCGGCGTTTCGGCTGAAATCATTGGTCAAGGCTTTCGTCCGCATACCCAGTACACTCAACAATATTGCTATCCCACTGAGGATTTACCACTTGTCATTTTTACAGATACGGTCGGCTTGGGAGATGGAACGCAAGCAACATCGGAAGTGATTCGCGAATTAGTGGGCGAATTGCAGTCGAGTGAATCTGAGACGAATGCCAAAATTTTACTGCTCACTGTTAAAATCAGTGATTTTGCAACGGATACGCTCAAACAGATTGCAGGTCGGATTCGGCAAAAACGCCCAGAAGTGCCTGTCTTACTGGTTGTCACTTGTCTGCATGAACTCTATCCACCGGATGTGAGCGATCATCCTGAGTATCCACCAAATTTGGCAGAAGTCGATCGTGCGTTTACGCGCATTCAAGAAGACTTTAAGGGCTTGTTCGACCGTGCCGTTTTGATCGATTTTACGTTGGAGGAAGATGAGTTTCATCCAACCTTTTATGGATTAGAGCCTTTGATGGATACGATCGCAGAATTGCTGCCGGAGGCTGAAGCAAGAACCATTTCGCAACTGTTAAGCGATCGAGATGCAGGGCAGCAAATTAGCGGTTTGTATCGAGATGCTGCGCGACGTTATATCTTGCCGTTTTCCGTAATGGCAGGGGCAGCAGCAGCGATTCCTTTACCGTTAGCCACAATGCCCGTGTTGACTGCGCTACAAGTTTCGATGGTGGGAGCATTGGGACAGTTGTATGGACAGACGTTAAGCCCTTCACAGGCAGGTGGGGTCGTTAGTGCGATCGCGGGTGGATTTGTAGCACAAGCGATCGGGCGCGAATTGATTAAATTTGTGCCGGGGTTTGGCAGTGTGATTGCGGCTTCGTGGGCGAGTGCCTATACTTGGGCATTAGGCGAAGCAGCATGTGTGTATTTTGGGGATTTGATGGGTGGTAAAACGCCTGATCCGAAAAGGATTCAAGCTGCGATGCGGGAAGCTTTCAGCGATGCGAGACATCGATTTAAGACATCGAAGGGATAAGTCAAGTGAGTTAAAGATCAGTAGTTTGCAGGCGTTCGACTTCTGAAAGTCTCGGTTAGAATTTTCGTATCTGTCACGTTATCGACGAATGCATCTTCGCTTCTCGCAAGACATTGAATCTCTAATCAAGCGGCTATCCGAAGAACCGTTAACGATCGCGGCTATTCTCTCCGAAACTTCAGAACGCGGATTTGGTCTCGTCATTGGACTAATGGTGATTCCTTTTCTCTTTCCTGTGCCGCCCGGGCTAACGGGAATTCCGGGTACGGCTTGTGTTTTGCTAGGTGTTCAAATGGCATTAGGAAGGCGTACCCCTTGGTTGCCCAAAAAAGTCGCCCGGTTTCGATTTCCGACGAGCTTTGCTAAACAGCTATTGCAGAATGTGCGACGAGTCACGCGCATTTTAGAGAAAATTACTCGTCCTCGGATGCGTCGAATTGCCGCGAATCCAAAAATTTGGCAATTCAATGGAATGTGCATCACTTGGCTTTCTATCTTGTTAATTGCACCGATTCCTTTGACGAATCCATTTCCCACGATCGGGATCTTACTCCTCGTCGTCGCGATGCTCGAATCAGATGGATTATTAATGTGCGTGGCTTATGGACTGACGACTGTGATTACAGGAATTTGTGCCACGATCGTTTACTTACTTTGGCGATCGCCAGAATTCATTCAGCAATGGCTATAAATTCAGCTTCAAGCAATGTTGATCATTGAGGTGTAGAGGGTTGAGAGCTAGACAGTCTAGCACTGGAGAATTGAGAGTCCAACACAGTCACTCTCACCCTCTACTCGTATCAGCAAAGCTAGTAAAATTCATCCTTCCAGATGAAACGACCAGAAGCTAAGATACGAGGTAAGTGTAGCCGCTTAAACTGCGTTCATAGTTCTGAAGCAGCAATTGTGACTCTTGCAAGGTAATTCGAT is part of the Leptolyngbya boryana PCC 6306 genome and harbors:
- a CDS encoding YcjF family protein; its protein translation is MKWDSSWLNQIRDGMAEATKRVSIEPMAKTLQNWFKVDEAEVEEILKKVRSELPTTEALLVGKPQSGKSSIVRGLTGVSAEIIGQGFRPHTQYTQQYCYPTEDLPLVIFTDTVGLGDGTQATSEVIRELVGELQSSESETNAKILLLTVKISDFATDTLKQIAGRIRQKRPEVPVLLVVTCLHELYPPDVSDHPEYPPNLAEVDRAFTRIQEDFKGLFDRAVLIDFTLEEDEFHPTFYGLEPLMDTIAELLPEAEARTISQLLSDRDAGQQISGLYRDAARRYILPFSVMAGAAAAIPLPLATMPVLTALQVSMVGALGQLYGQTLSPSQAGGVVSAIAGGFVAQAIGRELIKFVPGFGSVIAASWASAYTWALGEAACVYFGDLMGGKTPDPKRIQAAMREAFSDARHRFKTSKG
- a CDS encoding DUF2973 domain-containing protein, which translates into the protein MILHLLYILAFTALAFLAVGNLIRNLMTLGVESQRQYPPVKQNRPTPHPELLDEHGRMIDEPLLVMRSMSVEDAREQLDAIYKSSPGGESAQSGDE
- a CDS encoding DUF2605 domain-containing protein, whose amino-acid sequence is MFNPNHPDSDLFKTILEPLLDDFEYWFSRSRSLLEEQHIPFLSADEQKDLLQRVMTSQQEVSTVQALLKATGGQAGVDSSVLVTWHHLVSECWQVSLKLRSQQSS
- a CDS encoding exopolysaccharide biosynthesis protein; amino-acid sequence: MHLRFSQDIESLIKRLSEEPLTIAAILSETSERGFGLVIGLMVIPFLFPVPPGLTGIPGTACVLLGVQMALGRRTPWLPKKVARFRFPTSFAKQLLQNVRRVTRILEKITRPRMRRIAANPKIWQFNGMCITWLSILLIAPIPLTNPFPTIGILLLVVAMLESDGLLMCVAYGLTTVITGICATIVYLLWRSPEFIQQWL